Within Takifugu flavidus isolate HTHZ2018 chromosome 12, ASM371156v2, whole genome shotgun sequence, the genomic segment TAAGTTGCCCCTTCATGGGCGGAACATTTTAGTCATGCGGCACCGTTTACTTatacatcattttacatttctgaCTCTTCACTGGAACTTTCATCATGCAGTTTTTCTATTTCTTCTTGATTCTTTATTGCTTCATACGTCAACATGGCTACTCGATCGCCCAACATCCTGTTAATGAGTTTTATCAACAGGGCACGTATGCACGGAATACAACAGCATCCACATAGAATCATTATTGCTGCGAAAACAGCTATTGACATCAAAACAGACGCCACTAGGGTCTTGTACTTTCCAAAAATGTTCAACCATTTGTCCCACATGGCTGTATCTACTCCAGAATGTTCCTTCATCTTGTTGCtgagtgttttcagtccatCCACGGCACGTGTCAGCCTTCCCATTGGTGCAGTGTTGTTCGGTATGAATGTGCAACATTGAGTCCCAAACATCGAGCACACTCCTCCTCGCTCCACCAGCAACATATCCAGTGCCATTCTATTTTGAAAAGCCATCATTGAAGTCACTCTTAGCTGCTCGTGTACTGCTTATAGGCCGTCTCTTGTGTAATTGGCAAGTCTCTGCATATTGTAATGGAATGACCACAGTTGCTGAGGAGTTAGGCTGGAAACACACTCGAGGAGTTGTCAAATGGCTGGTACGGCCACAGTTGAAAATCGTATGTCCTCCAACAGCGCTCACAATATTTATTATGATCAGAAGGATGCTCCTCACGGTCGACATCTGTTTTCCCATGCTTGCGTTGGTGGTTTGGCACACCACTTGAAGCAGTAGGGACGCTAGTTTCACTCCCTACTGACCGGTTCCTTCGGCTCTGGTACTCTCTTGCAGTGGGATGCATGGATCCACGTCACTCTCTCTGCCACTTTTACGGCTGTCTGTGTCACCAGCAGGATCTGGAAGGGACCTTGCCACCGTTTCTGGTTCCACCGTGTTCTGCGGAAATCCTTCACCACGTAGTCTCCTGATTTCAAGTTATGGAGTTGCTCTTCTGCTGGAGTCGGCAGAGCAGCTTTCACTTGTCCTCGAATGTCTGAAAGAGATTTAGACAGATTCCTGCAATAGGTTAATACTGAGTTTTCACAGAGAGTTGTGTCTGGAAGCATTGTTCGTGGTGCATTGGCTCCTACATTGGGAATTCCTGCAAACAGAATTTCAAAGGGGCTTAAATTTGCTCTCCCACGCTTGAGCATTCTCATGTACATTAATGCTAGTGGTAACACTTCAGTCCATGGCAGCCCCATATCCTCACaacattttgccatttttgctTTCAGAGATCCGTTCTCTCTGTCTACTGCGCCCCCACtttgagggtggtatgcgcagtgtcTTTTCAGATTTATGCCTAGGTACACTGAGATTTGTGTTAAAgcttcatttacaaaatgagttccattgtcaCTTGAAATTTTTTCTGGGATTCCCCATCTGGGAATAATTTCGGTTATTAGCGCTCTTGCTCTTGCTGCTTTGGATGTCGGAATTGCCTCCACCCATTTTGACCACATGTCcacaaaaaacagacagaatttCTTACCTTCTGCTGGGTGCAACTCTATGAAGTCCATCATCACATGCTCAAATGGTCGGGTTGGGGGAGGGTGTGCAGCGTGCGCTGATCTCTGCTGATTTTGTGACCAAGGAATGTTACGATTTGCTGTGCATATTGCATCTTTGTTCTGGAGACCTTGTGTCCCTCCTTTACGAGGTGAGTGAGCAGAGTCACGGTGTCTTGGACACATGGAGTCCTGGTCGGGGCACACAACAATAAGTCATCAACGTACTGCAGCAGCGCGGAGCCGTCCTGTTAAGTCAGAGAGGACAGGGAGTCACTTAGACACTGATTGTAAATGGTTGGTGACTCACAGTAGCCTTGTGGCATTCGAGTGAATGTGTAGCCCCTTCCCCGGAACTGAAAGGCAAACCAGTATTGGGAGTCGGGGTGAACTGGAACGCTGAAGAAGGCATTGGAGAGATCTATGACAGAGAACCATGTAGCATTGGAAGGAATGGTGGATAGGATGGTGTAAGGAttaggaaccagaggagccctGGATTGTACTGCTGCTTTAACAGCAGTTAAGTCCTGAACAAACCTCCATTCTTCGGGCTCCGGCGGTGGGCGGTACTTCTTCACAGGAAGAATGGGAGAGTTTGGACAAGGCACAATCACTCCCGCTGCCAGCAGGGAGTCAAAAACTGGCTGTATGCCCTCAATGGCCTCCTTTCGGAGGGGGTATTGGGCACGTCTTGGTCGGTGAGTCGACTTAGGGGTCACCACCAGAGGTTCACAGTTACGTATGAGACCTACATCGTATTTGTGTGCAGCCCATACACAATCTGGAACGGTGAATAACTCCGGTTCGTGTGGGGTGGGTTGACTGACCAGAGTCTGAATTGTGCTTTCCTGGATCATGAGAACTGTTGGCGTGGCTGGAACAGCAGTGTACCAGTCTGTGGAGTACACCTGAAGAGACGGAGAGAAGAGC encodes:
- the LOC130535469 gene encoding uncharacterized protein LOC130535469 isoform X3 gives rise to the protein MEISPMPSSAFQFTPTPNTGLPFSSGEGATHSLECHKATDSMCPRHRDSAHSPRKGGTQGLQNKDAICTANRNIPWSQNQQRSAHAAHPPPTRPFEHVMMDFIELHPAEGKKFCLFFVDMWSKWVEAIPTSKAARARALITEIIPRWGIPEKISSDNGTHFVNEALTQISVYLGINLKRHCAYHPQSGGAVDRENGSLKAKMAKCCEDMGLPWTEVLPLALMYMRMLKRGRANLSPFEILFAGIPNVGANAPRTMLPDTTLCENSVLTYCRNLSKSLSDIRGQVKAALPTPAEEQLHNLKSGDYVVKDFRRTRWNQKRWQGPFQILLVTQTAVKVAERVTWIHASHCKRVPEPKEPVSRE
- the LOC130535469 gene encoding uncharacterized protein LOC130535469 isoform X4; translated protein: MCPRHRDSAHSPRKGGTQGLQNKDAICTANRNIPWSQNQQRSAHAAHPPPTRPFEHVMMDFIELHPAEGKKFCLFFVDMWSKWVEAIPTSKAARARALITEIIPRWGIPEKISSDNGTHFVNEALTQISVYLGINLKRHCAYHPQSGGAVDRENGSLKAKMAKCCEDMGLPWTEVLPLALMYMRMLKRGRANLSPFEILFAGIPNVGANAPRTMLPDTTLCENSVLTYCRNLSKSLSDIRGQVKAALPTPAEEQLHNLKSGDYVVKDFRRTRWNQKRWQGPFQILLVTQTAVKVAERVTWIHASHCKRVPEPKEPVSRE